In Limosilactobacillus panis, a single genomic region encodes these proteins:
- a CDS encoding recombinase family protein, producing the protein MALVFYARVSSKGQNLARQLARAKEVEADKVFTDKLSGKTTDRPGLHDLFSYVREGDTVEVISLDRLSRNYKDIQRLVQELKNKGVSLIVDDLPQTHTGNNLVDQFMLDMMISLMGFVAQNEREKIRERQRQGIEQAKKRGAYKGRPTKFSEDSSDREGRLVFEGIKKDYQSGNYKSKAGLARKYGLSRQQLYRILKRIDQNN; encoded by the coding sequence ATGGCATTAGTATTCTATGCACGGGTATCTAGTAAGGGGCAAAATTTAGCACGGCAATTGGCTAGAGCTAAAGAAGTTGAAGCAGATAAAGTCTTTACTGATAAGCTTTCCGGCAAGACTACCGACCGGCCAGGGCTTCATGATCTTTTCTCTTATGTTCGTGAAGGTGACACGGTAGAGGTTATTAGTCTGGACCGATTGAGCCGTAATTACAAAGACATTCAGCGCCTAGTACAGGAGCTAAAGAATAAAGGTGTAAGTCTGATTGTTGATGACCTACCACAGACCCACACTGGCAACAATCTTGTTGACCAGTTCATGCTTGACATGATGATAAGTTTAATGGGTTTTGTGGCCCAGAACGAACGGGAAAAGATTAGAGAGCGTCAGCGTCAAGGTATCGAACAAGCTAAGAAGCGTGGTGCTTATAAAGGTCGTCCTACTAAGTTTTCCGAAGACAGTTCAGACCGTGAAGGCAGGCTAGTCTTTGAAGGTATCAAGAAAGATTATCAATCTGGCAATTATAAGAGTAAAGCTGGTCTAGCCCGTAAGTATGGACTTTCAAGACAGCAACTTTATAGGATTTTAAAGCGTATTGACCAGAATAACTAA